One genomic segment of Choristoneura fumiferana chromosome Z, NRCan_CFum_1, whole genome shotgun sequence includes these proteins:
- the LOC141435266 gene encoding uncharacterized protein isoform X3 produces MPTRINKFLITTGIITLIQAAFQTVYASFALAQYFCVIDFLRTYPLLIFIRILYFHNPDSCGARVNIGESIEELADQAFVLIQREPFTTERTFIINCISLGLSALWVVGSILIIKSGTRKHHSNHSHWPWLIITLAVTLLDVIAVITFANDSFHTKEIERNQVTSFEANSDDKESDEVTTRSPSVEVARIPRPGLSQSFRTMKNFLFNRTASPQAGSTNSINGGRTRNRAVNFPEEIEMTPTFENLIVEQHRRLHTAIIDTSGRRSPGQGSRLTRTLSFNNLPETSRGRRGTAVELQGQMPWSYMPAPANRMRDQLPPDEDLPPVPLPDYTAIQSARKASVHRAASSLSSITQKKEYNTSYPSPHPMATRFDVLY; encoded by the exons ATCCAAGCGGCATTTCAGACAGTATATGCGTCCTTCGCTTTAGCTCAGTACTTTTGCGTGATTGATTTCTTACGCACATATCCACTATTAATTTTTATTCGAATTCTATACTTCCACA ACCCTGATAGCTGTGGAGCTCGGGTTAACATCGGAGAAAGCATTGAGGAATTAGCAGACCAGGCCTTCGTGCTCATACAGAGGGAGCCTTTTACCACCGAGCGAACATTCATCATCAACTGCATTAGCCTCGGCTTGAGCGCTCTATGGGTGGTTGGAAGCATCTTGATAATAA AAAGCGGGACTAGGAAGCACCATTCTAACCACAGCCACTGGCCATGGCTGATTATAACGCTGGCTGTCACCTTGCTGGATGTGATTGCAGTCATAACGTTTGCCAACGATTCCTTCCATACCAAG gaaATAGAGCGTAATCAAGTCACTTCTTTCGAAGCGAATAGTGATGACAAGGAAAGTGATGAGGTGACAACCCGTTCCCCAAGCGTAGAGGTGGCCAGAATCCCAAGACCCGGACTTAGTCAATCATTTCGAACCATGAAGAACTTCTTGTTCAACAGGACTGCTTCCCCACAAGCCGGCTCTACTAATTCAATCAACGGAGGGCG CACCCGTAACCGCGCCGTAAATTTCCCGGAAGAGATTGAAATGACGCCAACTTTCGAGAACTTGATAGTGGAGCAGCATCGACGCTTACACACGGCAATAATCGACACATCGGGGCGGCGCAGTCCGGGCCAGGGCTCTCGGCTCACTCGCACTCTGTCCTTCAATAACTTGCCGGAAACATCGCGCGG ACGTCGAGGTACAGCCGTAGAGCTGCAGGGCCAAATGCCATGGTCTTACATGCCTGCTCCTGCCAATCGGATGAGGGATCAGCTGCCTCCGGATGAAGACCTTCCACCTGTTCCATTGCCGGATTACACTGCGATACAGTCAGCTAGAAAGGCAT ccGTTCATCGGGCAGCATCAAGTCTGAGCTCAATTACTCAGAAGAAGGAGTACAATACTTCCTACCCGTCACCACATC CCATGGCAACACGATTTGATGTGCTGTATTAG
- the LOC141435266 gene encoding uncharacterized protein isoform X1, with the protein MPTRINKFLITTGIITLIQAAFQTVYASFALAQYFCVIDFLRTYPLLIFIRILYFHNPDSCGARVNIGESIEELADQAFVLIQREPFTTERTFIINCISLGLSALWVVGSILIIKSGTRKHHSNHSHWPWLIITLAVTLLDVIAVITFANDSFHTKTLEQIMQYINGSASGIGNTIIWTEWAAWLMVLIYSRFVVLLLVNAFLMVYAVVDCTRFRSSATSSEIERNQVTSFEANSDDKESDEVTTRSPSVEVARIPRPGLSQSFRTMKNFLFNRTASPQAGSTNSINGGRTRNRAVNFPEEIEMTPTFENLIVEQHRRLHTAIIDTSGRRSPGQGSRLTRTLSFNNLPETSRGRRGTAVELQGQMPWSYMPAPANRMRDQLPPDEDLPPVPLPDYTAIQSARKASVHRAASSLSSITQKKEYNTSYPSPHPMATRFDVLY; encoded by the exons ATCCAAGCGGCATTTCAGACAGTATATGCGTCCTTCGCTTTAGCTCAGTACTTTTGCGTGATTGATTTCTTACGCACATATCCACTATTAATTTTTATTCGAATTCTATACTTCCACA ACCCTGATAGCTGTGGAGCTCGGGTTAACATCGGAGAAAGCATTGAGGAATTAGCAGACCAGGCCTTCGTGCTCATACAGAGGGAGCCTTTTACCACCGAGCGAACATTCATCATCAACTGCATTAGCCTCGGCTTGAGCGCTCTATGGGTGGTTGGAAGCATCTTGATAATAA AAAGCGGGACTAGGAAGCACCATTCTAACCACAGCCACTGGCCATGGCTGATTATAACGCTGGCTGTCACCTTGCTGGATGTGATTGCAGTCATAACGTTTGCCAACGATTCCTTCCATACCAAG ACGCTGGAACAAATAATGCAGTACATTAACGGAAGTGCCAGTGGAATAGGCAACACGATTATATGGACCGAATGGGCTGCCTGGCTGATGGTTTTGATTTATTCAAGATTTGTCGTACTTTTATTGGTCAATGCCTTTCTTATGGTTTATGCGGTTGTAGATTGTACTCGATTCCGGTCCTCGGCAACATCGTCA gaaATAGAGCGTAATCAAGTCACTTCTTTCGAAGCGAATAGTGATGACAAGGAAAGTGATGAGGTGACAACCCGTTCCCCAAGCGTAGAGGTGGCCAGAATCCCAAGACCCGGACTTAGTCAATCATTTCGAACCATGAAGAACTTCTTGTTCAACAGGACTGCTTCCCCACAAGCCGGCTCTACTAATTCAATCAACGGAGGGCG CACCCGTAACCGCGCCGTAAATTTCCCGGAAGAGATTGAAATGACGCCAACTTTCGAGAACTTGATAGTGGAGCAGCATCGACGCTTACACACGGCAATAATCGACACATCGGGGCGGCGCAGTCCGGGCCAGGGCTCTCGGCTCACTCGCACTCTGTCCTTCAATAACTTGCCGGAAACATCGCGCGG ACGTCGAGGTACAGCCGTAGAGCTGCAGGGCCAAATGCCATGGTCTTACATGCCTGCTCCTGCCAATCGGATGAGGGATCAGCTGCCTCCGGATGAAGACCTTCCACCTGTTCCATTGCCGGATTACACTGCGATACAGTCAGCTAGAAAGGCAT ccGTTCATCGGGCAGCATCAAGTCTGAGCTCAATTACTCAGAAGAAGGAGTACAATACTTCCTACCCGTCACCACATC CCATGGCAACACGATTTGATGTGCTGTATTAG
- the LOC141435266 gene encoding uncharacterized protein isoform X2: MPTRINKFLITTGIITLIQAAFQTVYASFALAQYFCVIDFLRTYPLLIFIRILYFHKSGTRKHHSNHSHWPWLIITLAVTLLDVIAVITFANDSFHTKTLEQIMQYINGSASGIGNTIIWTEWAAWLMVLIYSRFVVLLLVNAFLMVYAVVDCTRFRSSATSSEIERNQVTSFEANSDDKESDEVTTRSPSVEVARIPRPGLSQSFRTMKNFLFNRTASPQAGSTNSINGGRTRNRAVNFPEEIEMTPTFENLIVEQHRRLHTAIIDTSGRRSPGQGSRLTRTLSFNNLPETSRGRRGTAVELQGQMPWSYMPAPANRMRDQLPPDEDLPPVPLPDYTAIQSARKASVHRAASSLSSITQKKEYNTSYPSPHPMATRFDVLY, from the exons ATCCAAGCGGCATTTCAGACAGTATATGCGTCCTTCGCTTTAGCTCAGTACTTTTGCGTGATTGATTTCTTACGCACATATCCACTATTAATTTTTATTCGAATTCTATACTTCCACA AAAGCGGGACTAGGAAGCACCATTCTAACCACAGCCACTGGCCATGGCTGATTATAACGCTGGCTGTCACCTTGCTGGATGTGATTGCAGTCATAACGTTTGCCAACGATTCCTTCCATACCAAG ACGCTGGAACAAATAATGCAGTACATTAACGGAAGTGCCAGTGGAATAGGCAACACGATTATATGGACCGAATGGGCTGCCTGGCTGATGGTTTTGATTTATTCAAGATTTGTCGTACTTTTATTGGTCAATGCCTTTCTTATGGTTTATGCGGTTGTAGATTGTACTCGATTCCGGTCCTCGGCAACATCGTCA gaaATAGAGCGTAATCAAGTCACTTCTTTCGAAGCGAATAGTGATGACAAGGAAAGTGATGAGGTGACAACCCGTTCCCCAAGCGTAGAGGTGGCCAGAATCCCAAGACCCGGACTTAGTCAATCATTTCGAACCATGAAGAACTTCTTGTTCAACAGGACTGCTTCCCCACAAGCCGGCTCTACTAATTCAATCAACGGAGGGCG CACCCGTAACCGCGCCGTAAATTTCCCGGAAGAGATTGAAATGACGCCAACTTTCGAGAACTTGATAGTGGAGCAGCATCGACGCTTACACACGGCAATAATCGACACATCGGGGCGGCGCAGTCCGGGCCAGGGCTCTCGGCTCACTCGCACTCTGTCCTTCAATAACTTGCCGGAAACATCGCGCGG ACGTCGAGGTACAGCCGTAGAGCTGCAGGGCCAAATGCCATGGTCTTACATGCCTGCTCCTGCCAATCGGATGAGGGATCAGCTGCCTCCGGATGAAGACCTTCCACCTGTTCCATTGCCGGATTACACTGCGATACAGTCAGCTAGAAAGGCAT ccGTTCATCGGGCAGCATCAAGTCTGAGCTCAATTACTCAGAAGAAGGAGTACAATACTTCCTACCCGTCACCACATC CCATGGCAACACGATTTGATGTGCTGTATTAG